A stretch of the Sulfurospirillum sp. UCH001 genome encodes the following:
- a CDS encoding sugar transporter — MFASLLMSWKPWLPVVCLTISAFIFNTTEFAPISLLTDIAADFHISEAHAGFMMTAYAWIVATMSLPLMLLTKDMERRKLLLLLFSFFIVSHILSVLAWNFWILMLSRIGIAFSHAIFWSITASLTYRLAPHGKKTKALGILATGTSLAIVLGLPLGRLIGQSLGWRATFACIALVAFVMLFFLLKLLPQLPSVNAGSLKSLPLLIKRPALMGVYVLTALAITAHFTAYSYIEPFIQQIALLSGDFATITLFIFGIAGMLGSTIFAHFKHTYPFTIVVSSLTALIVSLIFMLPIAPYQIPLSILCLFWGIAICLISLILQVTVLELTPDATDVAMSLYSGIYNIGIGGGAFVGSLVISHSSMKNVGIFGALFGSAALVLAIWIWKKYLLKKA; from the coding sequence ATGTTTGCTTCCCTTTTGATGTCATGGAAACCATGGCTTCCTGTTGTTTGTCTCACGATCTCTGCATTTATTTTCAATACCACAGAATTTGCTCCCATTAGCTTACTTACCGACATTGCGGCGGATTTTCACATCAGTGAAGCGCATGCAGGCTTTATGATGACCGCTTATGCGTGGATCGTAGCAACGATGTCGTTGCCCCTAATGCTACTTACCAAAGATATGGAACGCCGAAAATTATTGTTGTTACTCTTTTCTTTTTTTATAGTGAGTCACATACTCTCTGTACTAGCATGGAATTTTTGGATTTTGATGCTTTCACGCATTGGGATTGCTTTTTCACATGCCATATTTTGGTCGATTACCGCTTCACTCACGTACCGTCTTGCACCTCATGGTAAAAAAACAAAAGCTCTTGGTATCTTAGCGACAGGCACATCACTTGCCATCGTTTTGGGCTTGCCTTTAGGGCGACTGATTGGTCAAAGTTTAGGCTGGCGCGCTACTTTTGCCTGCATCGCTTTAGTCGCCTTTGTAATGCTATTTTTTCTTCTAAAACTTCTACCACAGCTACCAAGTGTCAATGCAGGCTCACTCAAAAGCTTACCTCTTTTGATTAAGAGACCTGCCCTTATGGGCGTTTATGTTTTAACCGCTTTAGCCATTACCGCCCATTTTACGGCGTACTCGTACATCGAGCCTTTTATACAACAAATTGCTCTTTTAAGTGGTGATTTTGCAACTATTACACTTTTTATCTTCGGTATCGCAGGTATGCTTGGAAGCACGATCTTTGCCCACTTCAAACACACATACCCTTTTACGATTGTGGTAAGCTCGCTTACTGCACTGATTGTATCGCTCATCTTTATGCTTCCTATTGCACCTTACCAAATTCCACTTAGTATTCTATGCCTATTTTGGGGCATTGCAATTTGTCTCATTAGTCTCATTCTTCAAGTCACTGTTTTAGAACTCACACCTGATGCCACTGATGTTGCGATGTCTTTATATTCTGGCATCTATAACATTGGTATTGGTGGAGGTGCTTTTGTAGGAAGTTTGGTTATATCGCACAGTTCTATGAAAAATGTAGGAATTTTCGGAGCCCTTTTTGGCAGTGCGGCTCTTGTTTTAGCGATTTGGATTTGGAAGAAGTATCTTTTGAAAAAAGCGTAG
- a CDS encoding YchJ family protein codes for MKEENLCPCGSGKTYATCCEPYHKQHNAPTCEALMRSRYSAFVFGLIDYLFETTHPNHRAKNLKADIASTCKGLAWTGLDVRDVWQGSEKDKVGKVTFHASFVQEGKNGVHEEHSRFKRFGKAWMYVDGEVKG; via the coding sequence ATGAAGGAAGAAAATCTTTGCCCTTGTGGCAGTGGTAAAACGTATGCTACCTGTTGCGAACCCTACCACAAACAGCATAATGCGCCAACGTGCGAAGCGCTTATGCGTTCACGTTACAGTGCGTTTGTTTTTGGCTTGATAGATTATCTTTTTGAGACGACACACCCTAATCATCGTGCAAAAAACCTGAAAGCAGACATAGCCTCTACGTGTAAAGGTTTGGCATGGACTGGCTTAGACGTGCGTGATGTATGGCAAGGTAGCGAAAAAGATAAAGTAGGTAAAGTCACTTTTCACGCTTCTTTTGTTCAAGAAGGAAAAAATGGTGTGCATGAGGAGCATTCTCGTTTTAAACGTTTTGGAAAAGCGTGGATGTATGTCGATGGTGAAGTGAAAGGGTAG